A window of the Ardenticatenales bacterium genome harbors these coding sequences:
- a CDS encoding transposase, protein MVDINRFDIQTERVDDIPLIYNSLQKMGIQAIVDSIIVPHGNWQGLTPGWVITIWLTHILVKHTHRMDCVQEWVAKHLLTLGHLTGQLVTPLDFTDDRLALCLRYLQPQSDWAEVESRLGNRLVRVYDLAKKLPERWCARLDGTVGIVNHDPNGSWLFQVGKAKNGLFETLYKMMIGSLDPLGLPLAVDIVPGNRADDPLYIPIYQRIKQTFPGRALLVVGDSKMSALLTRATVANNNDHYLTPLAYLKDEPKLLDELLVGQQEREAQIPLIFLDGALPTNGTAPNAADAVARGFEVSRSRSAIVNKRHVTWQERLLVVRSFSYMQSERDALQKRLDKAEAALRALTPPRQRGKKQIEDEKTLLAAIKRIQKQYKVSGLFVCTTKREVAERPIRAYKDKPARVEKTVRYQLTVQRDLVAIAAAMFKMGWRIYATNAPAVELSLTQAVQAYRSQYVAENIFRRLQGKLLSITPVYVQRDDHAEGLFHLLTLAARVLALGDYVAKEALAEVKEELTGIFPGNPKRGTATPTMERMLQAFEDINLTVFRLGAQVLYQLTPLTGVQERILGLLGIPLTAYTGLAALQSA, encoded by the coding sequence ATGGTAGACATTAACAGGTTCGACATACAGACAGAGCGAGTAGATGACATCCCGCTCATTTACAATTCGCTACAAAAAATGGGCATTCAAGCCATTGTGGATAGCATCATCGTCCCCCATGGCAACTGGCAGGGGTTGACGCCCGGTTGGGTCATTACCATCTGGCTGACACATATCCTGGTCAAGCACACCCACCGGATGGATTGCGTTCAGGAGTGGGTTGCCAAACACTTGTTGACACTGGGACACCTAACTGGGCAACTGGTTACGCCGTTAGATTTCACCGATGACCGGTTAGCCCTTTGTCTGCGGTATCTACAGCCGCAAAGCGACTGGGCTGAGGTCGAAAGTCGCCTGGGCAATCGCCTGGTGCGGGTCTATGACCTGGCCAAGAAACTGCCCGAACGGTGGTGTGCGCGGCTAGATGGCACCGTTGGCATTGTCAACCACGACCCCAACGGGTCGTGGCTGTTCCAGGTTGGCAAAGCCAAGAATGGTTTGTTCGAGACCCTGTACAAAATGATGATCGGCAGCCTCGACCCCTTGGGTTTACCGCTGGCGGTGGATATCGTCCCAGGCAACCGGGCTGATGACCCACTCTACATTCCCATTTACCAGCGCATCAAGCAGACTTTTCCGGGTCGGGCGCTGCTGGTCGTGGGAGATAGCAAGATGAGCGCGCTCCTGACACGCGCCACCGTCGCCAACAACAACGACCACTATTTGACACCCCTGGCCTATCTCAAAGATGAACCCAAGCTGCTCGACGAACTGCTGGTCGGACAGCAAGAGCGGGAAGCCCAGATACCGCTTATCTTTTTGGATGGGGCGCTGCCGACCAATGGCACAGCGCCCAATGCGGCTGATGCGGTGGCGCGGGGTTTTGAAGTCAGCCGGTCGCGCAGCGCCATCGTCAATAAGCGCCACGTCACCTGGCAAGAGCGTTTGCTGGTGGTGCGTTCCTTCAGCTACATGCAGAGTGAACGAGACGCATTACAGAAACGGTTGGATAAAGCCGAAGCCGCTTTACGCGCCCTGACACCGCCACGGCAACGCGGCAAAAAGCAGATAGAAGACGAGAAAACGCTGTTAGCGGCCATCAAGCGCATCCAAAAACAGTACAAAGTGTCCGGCTTATTCGTCTGCACGACTAAACGTGAGGTCGCGGAGCGTCCGATACGCGCCTATAAAGACAAGCCAGCGCGGGTGGAAAAGACGGTGCGCTACCAATTGACCGTACAGCGTGACCTGGTGGCGATTGCCGCGGCCATGTTCAAGATGGGGTGGCGGATTTATGCCACCAACGCGCCCGCTGTCGAGTTGTCATTGACCCAGGCGGTGCAAGCCTATCGCAGCCAGTACGTCGCGGAGAACATCTTTCGTCGTCTGCAAGGCAAGTTGCTCTCCATTACCCCGGTCTATGTGCAGCGTGATGACCATGCCGAAGGACTTTTCCACCTGCTGACCCTGGCAGCCCGGGTATTGGCTCTGGGTGATTACGTGGCTAAAGAGGCGTTGGCGGAGGTCAAAGAGGAATTGACCGGCATTTTTCCGGGTAATCCCAAACGAGGCACCGCCACGCCCACGATGGAGCGCATGCTGCAAGCCTTTGAGGACATCAACTTAACCGTCTTCCGGTTAGGAGCGCAGGTTCTTTACCAATTAACCCCGTTGACCGGTGTGCAAGAACGCATTTTGGGACTCTTGGGCATTCCGTTGACGGCCTACACGGGTTTGGCGGCCCTGCAATCCGCCTAA
- a CDS encoding transposase: MGFEIELPGRSLGPYTPEAEQLLSGVWRIPHRVIGVEALAGSTPICGPAEASTPKTPESSYFLKTLHNYLDEIASYFDRRASSGFVEGVNNKLKTVAQRSYGLKRVDSLFRRLLNSEKALCFTNWCFLLHFEKPYKYRISK, translated from the coding sequence TTGGGGTTTGAAATCGAGCTTCCGGGAAGATCTCTTGGACCATACACCCCAGAGGCTGAACAGTTACTTTCTGGAGTTTGGCGAATTCCACATAGGGTGATCGGAGTCGAGGCTTTAGCCGGGTCAACCCCCATATGTGGACCGGCTGAAGCCTCTACGCCAAAAACACCAGAGTCCAGTTACTTTCTCAAAACCCTCCACAACTATCTGGACGAAATTGCCAGCTATTTTGACAGGCGCGCCAGTAGTGGTTTTGTCGAAGGTGTTAACAACAAATTGAAAACGGTCGCACAACGTTCTTATGGCCTCAAGCGAGTTGACAGCCTGTTTCGCCGTCTGTTAAATTCCGAAAAAGCCTTATGCTTTACGAACTGGTGCTTTTTGCTTCACTTTGAAAAGCCCTACAAATATCGCATATCCAAGTAA
- a CDS encoding ester cyclase, whose product MSTLEQNKEIALSVSRAILNGEWNKLDALLDDQFTYTGDGFHFTKDEYIGFMQDMKAAFSGLHMEFPNIVAEGQYVSIRFVSTAVNTGSFMGAPANRKNLEIHGIFVRKIENGKVVQEWQTTDLLGVMRQIGFGALLGYAIFVGLFKVKQKAPVRKA is encoded by the coding sequence ATGTCAACGCTCGAACAAAACAAAGAAATAGCCTTAAGTGTGTCTCGCGCCATTCTGAATGGAGAATGGAACAAGTTGGACGCACTTTTGGACGACCAATTTACATACACAGGCGATGGATTTCATTTTACAAAGGATGAATACATCGGTTTTATGCAAGATATGAAAGCCGCTTTTTCGGGCTTGCACATGGAATTCCCAAATATCGTTGCTGAGGGGCAATACGTTTCAATTCGATTTGTCTCTACGGCGGTTAACACAGGCAGTTTTATGGGTGCCCCCGCAAATAGGAAAAACTTGGAGATTCACGGTATATTTGTGCGGAAGATAGAAAACGGTAAAGTTGTGCAAGAATGGCAAACTACGGATCTATTAGGCGTAATGAGACAGATAGGTTTTGGGGCTTTACTTGGATATGCGATATTTGTAGGGCTTTTCAAAGTGAAGCAAAAAGCACCAGTTCGTAAAGCATAA
- a CDS encoding helix-turn-helix transcriptional regulator — translation MSQDYFCPVTATVSIIGGKWKPIILWILFQEKRRFSELKRAIPKITQKMLTQQLRELERDGIVHREVYPVVPPQVEYSLTQKGYTLAPILQAMEKWGNTTMKNQYS, via the coding sequence ATGAGTCAGGATTATTTTTGCCCAGTCACAGCAACAGTTTCTATCATCGGCGGCAAATGGAAGCCAATAATTTTGTGGATATTGTTTCAAGAAAAACGGCGATTCAGTGAATTGAAAAGAGCTATACCGAAAATTACGCAAAAAATGTTGACGCAACAACTTCGAGAATTAGAACGAGATGGCATAGTTCACCGAGAAGTTTATCCAGTTGTCCCGCCGCAAGTAGAGTATTCACTGACCCAAAAAGGATACACCCTTGCCCCAATACTTCAAGCAATGGAAAAATGGGGCAATACGACGATGAAAAATCAGTATTCGTGA
- a CDS encoding glycosyltransferase family 39 protein yields the protein MGNDLPGSWPAQGGNMVHNFQEDATPDTIAGMTQRRALFWMVGCLLLAALLRLPALSQFPPGLHYDEAANAILAGDIGLRGARPLFIPSYTGKEVLFFYLAGGVMRLVGESVFALRLTAACLGLLTVAAAYRVGRELPRDRRTALLGAALLAVSFWHLLFSRLGFRAISQPLLQALTVAALWRGLRLVETKPTDAQTWATFALGGLFLGLTAYTYLAARLFPVLLALALLPTLRRNWRHLLLSGGVALLIVLPLLNYFRQHPDAFWVRIQQVGGDGLSLGESVLRSLGMFFLRGDPYWRFNLPARPLFSGVGGALLLAGGALLAWRAWRVRGRRRGAALLLLLAPLVMLLPTALATNEIVPSNLRAMGMLPFLMLLPAFSLTTLLDLTPIRLPHLLLPLLLIGGGLTAQAYFQQWGRRADVFYENDADLVAVAAFLDATARPDETVFLAAKHYRHPTVAFLSGVYEQVKWLPGGEALVFPAAGRVRIIYPHSSPMPAWTTSLLADADVETGPLGPDGQPLFTAYTLTASPTLTISHPLTVNFGNAITLRGYDVGAVAAGALPLTLYWQTQGVPSRAFAPFVHLEDAWGYRWSQVERDAYPSEQWAAGELVVQRMIVPLPAGAPPGDYEPRVGLFNEESGERLPNLDGEGRYAGSAARLHSITIPASPPPDTLPTPPFPADQSVSPGLTLRGYERGSATAQSGEHLELAFWWSATAPLPSDWRLRVTLTGPNQQTWTLWEGQPVHDSYPFAQWPTPLFLIDRQTAPLPPDLPAGAYQLALRLLDGSNTTVLSQSLGPLQVAAADRLFRTPPISHRLNARFGDEIDLLGYNLDGDTLTLVWQALTPPAADYTVFVHLLDAQGVCCLWQKDAWPQDGTYPTGHWLPDEVVVDLYTIPAPATASAPLTLEIGLYIADTGQRLQVTRANAPQGDAVRFSWPPPSGTEIK from the coding sequence ATGGGCAACGATCTTCCTGGAAGCTGGCCTGCACAGGGCGGCAACATGGTTCACAACTTCCAGGAAGATGCGACCCCTGATACAATTGCCGGCATGACCCAACGCCGCGCCCTCTTCTGGATGGTAGGCTGCCTGCTGCTGGCCGCCCTGCTGCGCCTGCCCGCCCTATCCCAGTTCCCCCCCGGTTTGCACTACGATGAAGCCGCCAACGCCATCCTGGCCGGCGACATTGGCCTGCGCGGCGCGCGCCCTCTGTTCATCCCCAGCTACACCGGCAAGGAAGTCCTCTTTTTCTACCTGGCGGGCGGCGTCATGCGCCTGGTGGGCGAATCCGTGTTCGCGCTGCGCCTCACCGCTGCCTGCCTCGGCCTGCTCACGGTGGCCGCCGCCTACCGTGTGGGGCGCGAACTGCCGCGGGACCGCCGCACCGCGCTGCTGGGAGCGGCGCTGCTGGCCGTCAGCTTCTGGCATCTGCTCTTTAGCCGCCTCGGTTTCCGCGCCATCAGCCAGCCGTTGCTGCAGGCCTTGACTGTGGCGGCGCTGTGGCGCGGGCTGCGGTTGGTGGAAACCAAACCGACCGACGCTCAGACCTGGGCCACCTTTGCCCTCGGCGGCCTCTTCCTCGGCCTGACCGCGTACACGTACCTGGCGGCGCGCCTGTTCCCCGTGCTGCTGGCGCTGGCGCTGCTGCCCACGCTGCGGCGCAACTGGCGGCATCTCCTCCTCAGCGGTGGCGTGGCGCTCCTGATCGTGCTGCCGCTGCTCAACTATTTCCGCCAGCACCCGGACGCCTTCTGGGTGCGTATCCAGCAGGTGGGCGGGGATGGCCTCAGCCTGGGGGAGAGCGTGCTGCGGTCGCTGGGTATGTTTTTTCTGCGTGGCGATCCCTACTGGCGTTTTAATTTGCCGGCACGCCCGCTGTTTTCCGGGGTGGGGGGGGCGCTGCTGCTGGCGGGGGGGGCGCTGCTGGCGTGGCGGGCGTGGCGGGTGCGTGGTCGGCGGCGCGGCGCGGCGCTGCTGCTGCTGCTGGCTCCGCTGGTGATGCTGTTGCCGACGGCGCTGGCGACGAATGAGATTGTGCCCAGCAATTTGCGGGCGATGGGGATGCTGCCGTTTTTGATGCTATTGCCGGCATTTTCTCTCACTACCCTCCTCGATCTTACGCCCATCCGCCTCCCCCACTTGCTCCTCCCCTTGCTGTTGATTGGCGGTGGCCTCACTGCCCAGGCCTACTTCCAACAGTGGGGTCGGCGCGCCGACGTTTTTTACGAGAACGACGCGGATCTCGTGGCCGTGGCTGCTTTCCTGGACGCCACGGCGCGTCCCGACGAGACGGTTTTCCTGGCGGCGAAGCATTATCGCCATCCGACGGTGGCTTTTTTGAGCGGGGTGTATGAGCAGGTTAAGTGGCTGCCAGGTGGCGAGGCGCTTGTTTTCCCCGCCGCCGGACGGGTCCGCATTATTTATCCGCACAGCAGTCCAATGCCGGCATGGACCACTTCCCTCTTAGCTGACGCCGACGTGGAAACCGGGCCATTGGGACCGGATGGACAACCCCTCTTTACCGCCTACACCCTCACCGCGTCCCCTACGCTGACCATTTCCCACCCGTTGACCGTCAACTTCGGCAACGCCATCACCCTCCGGGGATATGATGTGGGCGCGGTGGCGGCAGGCGCGCTGCCGCTCACGTTGTACTGGCAAACGCAGGGGGTGCCATCGCGGGCGTTTGCGCCGTTTGTGCATCTGGAGGATGCCTGGGGCTATCGCTGGAGCCAGGTGGAGCGGGATGCGTACCCCAGTGAGCAGTGGGCGGCGGGGGAGTTGGTGGTGCAGCGGATGATTGTGCCGCTGCCGGCAGGCGCGCCGCCGGGGGATTATGAACCACGGGTGGGTTTGTTTAACGAGGAATCAGGCGAGCGGCTGCCAAATCTGGACGGGGAGGGACGATATGCCGGCAGCGCCGCCCGCCTTCATTCCATCACCATTCCCGCCAGCCCACCGCCCGACACCCTGCCCACGCCCCCCTTTCCCGCCGACCAATCCGTCTCCCCCGGCCTCACCCTCCGCGGCTACGAGCGCGGCAGCGCGACGGCGCAATCAGGGGAACATCTGGAACTCGCCTTCTGGTGGTCAGCAACCGCCCCCTTGCCCTCTGATTGGCGTCTGCGCGTGACGCTGACGGGGCCGAATCAACAGACGTGGACGCTGTGGGAAGGCCAGCCCGTCCACGACAGTTATCCCTTCGCCCAGTGGCCGACGCCCCTGTTCCTGATTGACCGCCAGACCGCCCCCCTCCCGCCTGACCTGCCCGCCGGCGCATACCAACTGGCTCTGCGACTGCTGGACGGGAGCAACACGACGGTTCTCAGCCAATCGCTAGGACCGCTGCAAGTCGCCGCCGCCGACCGCCTCTTCCGGACGCCGCCGATCTCCCACCGTCTGAACGCCCGCTTTGGCGACGAAATCGATCTGTTGGGCTACAACCTTGACGGAGACACGCTGACGCTGGTCTGGCAGGCGTTGACCCCGCCCGCCGCCGACTATACGGTCTTCGTTCACTTGCTGGACGCGCAAGGGGTTTGCTGCCTGTGGCAGAAAGACGCCTGGCCCCAAGACGGCACATATCCCACCGGCCATTGGCTGCCTGATGAAGTCGTGGTGGACCTCTACACCATCCCCGCGCCGGCGACGGCGTCCGCACCCCTCACCCTGGAAATCGGCCTCTACATCGCGGATACAGGGCAGCGTCTCCAGGTCACGCGAGCGAACGCCCCGCAAGGCGATGCCGTCCGCTTCTCCTGGCCCCCGCCCTCAGGAACGGAAATTAAATAA
- a CDS encoding SDR family oxidoreductase has protein sequence MKIADSVIIVTGASAGIGAETVRVLAQKGANVVLTARRAERLQALATHLAHYPGERLVVAGDIAEEAFCQELVRRTVEAFGRVDVLVNNAGIGHRSTLQEIPTDDVRTIMDTNVLGPVYAIQAVLPHMLRQRRGQIVNVSSIVGQQIVPESSLYCASKTTLNALTRGLRMELQGQPILVTLVYPGLTETEFYQARLGTEVKRRVRRTGVPARRVAEAIADAIAHDRREVYITWPDWLLVQASRLFPRALDWVVGRFA, from the coding sequence ATGAAGATAGCAGATAGCGTAATCATTGTTACGGGGGCGAGCGCGGGCATCGGCGCGGAGACGGTGCGGGTGCTGGCGCAAAAAGGCGCGAATGTGGTGCTGACGGCGCGGCGCGCGGAGCGGTTGCAGGCGCTGGCGACGCACCTGGCGCATTATCCGGGGGAGCGGCTGGTGGTGGCGGGGGATATTGCCGAGGAGGCGTTCTGCCAGGAGTTGGTGCGGCGGACGGTGGAGGCGTTTGGGCGGGTGGATGTGTTGGTGAATAATGCCGGCATCGGCCACCGCTCCACCCTGCAAGAAATCCCCACCGACGACGTCCGCACCATCATGGACACCAACGTCCTGGGGCCGGTCTACGCCATCCAGGCCGTTTTGCCGCACATGCTGCGGCAGCGGCGCGGCCAAATCGTCAACGTCTCCTCCATCGTCGGCCAACAGATCGTGCCCGAATCCAGCCTCTACTGCGCCTCCAAAACCACCTTAAACGCCCTCACGCGGGGCCTGCGCATGGAGTTGCAGGGGCAGCCCATCCTCGTCACGCTCGTCTATCCGGGGCTGACGGAAACGGAATTTTACCAGGCGCGGTTGGGCACAGAGGTGAAACGGCGCGTCAGGCGCACCGGGGTTCCGGCGCGGCGGGTGGCGGAAGCGATTGCCGACGCCATCGCGCATGATCGGCGCGAGGTGTACATTACGTGGCCGGATTGGCTGCTGGTACAGGCCAGTCGCCTCTTCCCGCGCGCGCTGGACTGGGTGGTCGGCCGTTTCGCCTGA
- a CDS encoding patatin-like phospholipase family protein, which translates to MNTRQRKRALVLSGGGGRGAYHIGVLRFLQEHEWFPDVVVGTSIGAVNGAAIASGHDAHSLWALWRRLDTKQVQKANLNPLAGNFLLDTAPLRQTLLREGWVDFARINSAEARVHLRVTAMEVETGRLCVFGNSADVFPSQVRQEPLTLDHIIASCSIPIVYPATTVHETLYWDGGTVANTPLSPAIDAGAEEIVVVLMTPWEDDDEAGEIANKPRSLLDAAGAAFEWALLASFQADLKLFRRVNQLVRLQLQNARLQAANTLPRQQLAGEPLPPLADADHNGVPDILEKSWQDLPEPIIVAPRRPIPVEQIISYTAAGHERVYQLGYEDARRAWRASGRTVEGSGGRQLPAEGKESNEDSR; encoded by the coding sequence ATGAACACAAGACAGCGAAAAAGAGCGTTGGTCTTATCAGGCGGCGGGGGGCGCGGGGCGTACCACATTGGCGTGCTGCGCTTCTTGCAGGAGCATGAGTGGTTCCCCGACGTGGTTGTGGGCACGTCGATTGGCGCGGTGAACGGCGCGGCGATTGCCTCCGGGCACGACGCGCATTCGTTGTGGGCGCTGTGGCGGCGGCTGGACACAAAACAGGTGCAAAAGGCGAATCTGAACCCGCTGGCGGGCAATTTTTTGCTGGACACGGCCCCGCTGCGCCAGACGTTGTTACGGGAAGGCTGGGTCGATTTCGCGCGCATCAATTCGGCGGAGGCGCGCGTACATTTGCGCGTGACGGCCATGGAGGTGGAAACGGGGCGGCTGTGCGTGTTCGGCAACAGCGCAGACGTGTTTCCCAGCCAGGTGCGCCAGGAGCCGCTGACGCTGGACCACATTATCGCCAGTTGTTCCATCCCCATTGTTTATCCGGCCACGACGGTGCACGAGACGCTGTATTGGGATGGGGGCACAGTGGCGAATACGCCGCTGAGTCCGGCGATTGATGCTGGGGCAGAAGAGATTGTGGTGGTGCTGATGACACCGTGGGAGGATGACGACGAGGCGGGGGAGATAGCAAACAAGCCCCGCTCACTGCTGGATGCGGCCGGCGCGGCGTTTGAGTGGGCGCTGCTGGCATCGTTCCAGGCGGATTTGAAACTGTTTCGTCGGGTAAACCAGTTGGTGCGGCTGCAACTGCAAAACGCGCGGCTGCAGGCGGCCAATACGCTGCCGCGGCAACAGTTGGCGGGGGAGCCACTGCCGCCGCTGGCGGACGCGGACCACAACGGCGTGCCCGATATTCTGGAAAAATCGTGGCAGGATTTGCCCGAACCGATTATTGTCGCCCCGCGCCGCCCTATTCCCGTGGAGCAGATTATCAGCTACACGGCGGCGGGGCATGAGCGCGTGTATCAGTTGGGGTATGAGGATGCGCGGCGCGCCTGGCGGGCGTCGGGGCGGACGGTGGAGGGGAGTGGCGGGCGGCAATTGCCTGCCGAAGGAAAGGAATCCAATGAAGATAGCAGATAG